One window of Fusarium keratoplasticum isolate Fu6.1 chromosome 2, whole genome shotgun sequence genomic DNA carries:
- a CDS encoding Ribokinase: MASPASLPRITILGSLNMDLVAYVPHHPLPGETLTSNHFNTSPGGKGANQAVACGKLSRAADLTNASAVVSMVGAVGADPYGTLLLDSLRSFGVAVDAVAVRQDQKSGLAIIVVDEPSGQNRIILSPEANHSLRPSDFESLPGPRPDLLIMQLEIPFDTVIQALKAAKADGVPVLLNPAPAQPLPEDAYEGLAHLVVNETEAAILADCAESELDDLDGLNRVGRVFIDRGVQNVIITLGGRGVYYVNKGGKSALLPATKTTVVDTTAAGDTFVGSYALAVVAAQGDDFDIEAAVTTANRAAAKTVSRKGAQISIPWKDELE, from the coding sequence atggcctctcctGCTAGCCTTCCGCGCATTACCATCCTGGGATCCCTCAACATGGACCTCGTCGCCTATGTGCCACATCATCCCTTGCCAGGTGAAACTCTCACCTCGAACCACTTCAACACGTCCCCCGGCGGCAAGGGCGCCAACCAGGCCGTCGCTTGCGGCAAGCTCTCACGCGCCGCTGACCTGACCAACGCCTCGGCCGTCGTCTCCATGGTGGGTGCCGTTGGCGCCGATCCATACGGTACCCTCCTGCTCGATAGCCTCCGCTCCTTCGGCGTCGCCGTCGATGCCGTTGCCGTCCGCCAAGACCAGAAGTCTGGcctggccatcatcgtcgttgacgAGCCCTCTGGCCAGAACCGCATCATCCTCTCGCCTGAGGCCAACCACTCTCTGCGCCCCTCGGATTTCGAGTCCCTCCCTGGGCCTCGCCCCGACCTTCTGATTATGCAGCTTGAGATTCCTTTTGATACAGTCATCCAGGCCCtgaaggctgccaaggctgacgGCGTCCCCGTCCTCCTCAACCCGGCTCCTGCTCAGCCCTTGCCTGAGGATGCCTACGAGGGCCTGGCTCATCTCGTAGTGAACGAGACCGAGGCGGCCATTCTTGCAGACTGTGCCGAGTCCGAGCTGGACGACCTCGACGGCTTGAACCGTGTTGGCCGTGTCTTTATCGATAGAGGAGTCCAGAACGTCATCATCACTCTGGGTGGCCGAGGCGTCTACTACGTCAACAAGGGAGGCAAAAGCGCGCTGCTTCCTGCCACTAAGACGACGGTGGTGGACACCACTGCTGCCGGTGACACCTTTGTTGGTTCCTACGCCCTCGCTGTTGTAGCTGCACAAGgcgacgactttgacattGAGGCGGCCGTCACCACGGCAAACCGAGCGGCTGCCAAGACGGTCTCACGCAAGGGTGCTCAGATCTCTATTCCTTGGAAGGACGAGCTAGAGTAA
- a CDS encoding MFS domain-containing protein, producing MGRSRHISAANRGQKQLPPFPTKQMFVLACCRICEPIAFMSIFPYIYYMIEDFNITDDSSKISVYAGMVTSAFTLAEFSTGVLWGRLSDKIGRKPVLLFGLLGTALSVLVFGFAPSLPVALFARALGGLLNGNIGVLQTTVAELVTVKEQQPRAYTIMPMVWCIGSIIGPMIGGALARPCISYPEIFARGTIWDRYPYLLPNLFSAATVFVGVIIGLLYLDETHAEKKTQRDRGREIGDYLATLFGQVTKCNGRGRAPEKKALLDGERHVSYGSRHGSSSSDEEDEALPAYQSQESSPRLAPMDDTRSLESQPLEPIVQEKPKTFTKPVIMNIISYGILAFHTMTFDQLFPVFLSTARPEHPVHDLPFRFTDGFGLETKVIGFIMSVQGLYSLLSNYLIVPPVTRRLGSLRLFRLLAFSYFALYLVTPYLVLLPEPMRMPAIYLLVIWKCTFSTMAYPSNAILLANSAPSKQVLGTINGIAASTASLCRALGPTLSGLLYSLGLQTGYSGLAWWFSGLVTIVGAYLSSQITEGGPQEEAVMPEEEDPLMDEGLFTDYDGDDDRV from the exons ATGGGGAGGAGTCGTCACATTTCCGCGGCCAACCGCggccagaagcagctccCTCCGTTTCCGACAAAGCAGATGTTTGTTCTAG CATGCTGCAGGATATGCGAGCCCATCGCATTCATGTCCATCTTTCCCTACATCTACTACATGATTGAGGATTTCAACATTACCGATGATTCCAGCAAGATTTCAGTCTACGCCGGCATGGTCACCTCTGCCTTCACTCTGGCCGAGTTCTCGACAGGAGTTCTGTGGGGACGACTCAGCGACAAGATTGGACGGAAACCTGTGCTCCTGTTCGGTCTTCTTGGAACTGCTCTGAGCGTGCTTGTTTTTGGATTTGCCCCCAGTCTGCCCGTGGCTCTTTTCGCCCGTGCTCTGGGTGGTCTTCTCAACGG TAACATTGGTGTTCTCCAAACCACAGTCGCTGAACTTGTCACTGTTAAGGAACAACAAC CACGCGCCTATACTATCATGCCAATGGTCTGGTGCATTGG ATCCATCATTGGCCCCATGATCGGAGGAGCTCTCGCCAGACCTTGCATCAGCTACCCCGAGATCTTTGCCCGCGGAACCATCTGGGACCGATACCCTTACCTCCTTCCTAACCTCTTCAGCGCCGCTACCGTCTTTGTTGGCGTCATTATTGGACTCCTCTACCTCGACGAGACTCATGCTGAGAAGAAAACCCAGAGGGACCGTGGACGCGAGATTGGCGACTATCTCGCCACGCTGTTCGGCCAAGTGACCAAGTGCAACGGACGAGGACGTGCccccgagaagaaggctctgCTCGACGGAGAGCGTCACGTCAGCTACGGTAGCCGCCACGGTTCTTCGagctctgatgaagaggacgaggctCTTCCCGCCTATCAAAGCCAGGAAAGCTCGCCCCGACTCGCTCCCATGGACGACACCCGATCTCTGGAGTCCCAGCCCCTCGAGCCTATTGTGcaggagaagcccaagaccttCACCAAGCCCGTCATCATGAACATCATCTCGTACGGCATTCTTGCTTT CCACACTATGACTTTCGATCAGCTCTTCCCAGTCTTCCTCAGTACCGCCCGACCCGAGCACCCTGTCCATGACCTCCCTTTCCGCTTCACTGATGGATTCGGACTCGAGACCAAGGTGATTGGATTCATCATGTCGGTTCAGGGTCTCTACTCGCTCTTGTCTAACTACCTGATCGTTCCCCCGGTCACCCGACGACTGGGCTCTCTGCGCCTCTTCCGACTCCTGGCGTTTTCTTACTTTGCGTTGTACCTGGTCACGCCGTATCTGGTTCTCCTGCCCGAGCCTATGAGGATGCCGGCCATCTACCTGCTCGTCATCTGGAAGTGTACCTTTTCGACCATGGCCTACCCCAGCAACGCTATCCTGTTGGCGAACTCGGCGCCTTCGAAGCAAGTCCTCGGCACTATTAACGGTATTGCGGCCTCGACCGCTAGTCTGTGCCGCGCTCTAGGGCCAACCCTGTCGGGACTCCTGTACTCGTTGGGTCTCCAGACTGGATACTCTGGACTTGCATGGTGGTTCAGTGGACTCGTGACCATTGTGGGAGCGTACCTGAGCTCCCAAATCACCGAGGGCGGAccccaggaggaggcggtgatgccagaggaggaagacccGCTCATGGATGAGGGTCTCTTCACGGACTacgatggcgacgacgacagaGTTTGA
- a CDS encoding UBC core domain-containing protein — protein sequence MASVKMGALPSLRKQQLLSEFTGLKQACPEGIFVSLTPGDATLWSGVLFVRKGPYCPAILRFQISFPDAYPQLPPLVTFSTDMFHPLITPLTTYVYSTEIEDSGTVSASDQERLPPGGFSLRHGFPDWFGRGRRSLIEARRTSGQQTSSPGPTGSISSATTTPASSAGRPSYMRTGKKSVSAYEVLHYIRSTFDDEGVLDSVPLAAAGNPGAWHAWRTHRRAAGKLTEDTAAAPPQGEEKPKEEGEQASEQTQDKATPASPTVTTRHPGEWNWDGVWEDRVKKGIASSLSEPVLYGGTNTADDLIKFLPMEDNDVDSVKENLRRTLGQSA from the exons ATGGCATCTGTCAAGATGGGCGCCTTGCCGTCGCTGCGCAAACAGCAGCTCCTCTCAGAGTT CACCGGACTCAAGCAGGCCTGCCCTGAAGGGATATTCGTCAGTCTTACTCCGGGAGATGCCACGCTCTGGTCGGGTGTCCTTTTTGTCCGCAAAG GCCCATACTGCCCTGCCATCCTTAGGTTCCAGATATCCTTTCCCGACGCCTATCCTCAGCTACCGCCCCTGGTCACCTTCTCGACCGACATGTTCCATCCCCTTATCACGCCTTTGACCACCTACGTATACAGCACCGAGATCGAAGACAGCGGCACCGTGAGCGCCTCGGACCAGGAGCGGCTGCCCCCCGGCGGGTTCAGCTTACGGCATGGATTCCCAGACTGGTTCGGCCGGGGAAGGAGGAGCCTGATAGAAGCGCGACGGACTTCGGGACAGCAAACGTCAAGTCCAGGTCCGACCGGCAGCATATCGAGCGCCACGACGACACCTGCATCGTCAGCGGGAAGACCATCCTATATGCGAACCGGGAAGAAGAGTGTATCGGCTTACGAGGTACTACACTACATCCGCAGCACATTCGACGACGAGGGAGTTCTGGACTCGGTGCCGCTGGCCGCAGCAGGGAACCCGGGTGCCTGGCATGCTTGGAGGACGCACCGGCGGGCAGCAGGCAAGCTGACAGAAGACACCGCCGCTGCGCCACCGCAaggcgaggagaagcccaaagaagaaggggagCAGGCCTCGGAGCAAACGCAGGACAAGGCGACACCTGCGTCACCTACCGTCACGACTCGACATCCCGGGGAGTGGAATTGGGATGGGGTCTGGGAGGACAGAGTCAAGAAGGGCATTGCCTCGAGTTTGTCGGAGCCTGTCCTCTATGGCGGGACGAACACAGCTGATGATCTG ATCAAGTTCCTTCCCATGGAAGACAACGACGTAGACTCGGTCAAGGAGAATCTCCGCCGGACGCTTGGGCAATCTGCGTGA